Proteins from a single region of Fusobacterium sp. JB019:
- a CDS encoding amino acid ABC transporter ATP-binding protein — MIKIKNLYKSYGKLEVLKDISVDINKGEVIAVIGPSGSGKSTFLRCLNKLEEPTKGSIYIQGKDLMDDKTDINKIRENVGMVFQHFNLFPHKTVLENLTLAPMKIKNMNKEEIEKKAYYLLDKVGLKDKANSYPNQLSGGQKQRIAIARALAMDPSVILFDEPTSALDPEMIKEVLDVMRALALEGMTMIVVTHEMGFAKSVADRVFFMDQGTILEDSSPEVIFNNPTHERTKEFLNKVLNR; from the coding sequence GTGATTAAAATAAAAAATTTATATAAAAGTTATGGTAAATTGGAAGTTTTAAAAGATATTTCAGTTGATATAAATAAAGGAGAGGTTATTGCAGTTATAGGTCCTTCAGGAAGTGGGAAATCAACTTTTTTAAGATGTTTAAATAAATTAGAAGAACCAACAAAAGGTAGTATTTATATTCAAGGAAAAGACCTGATGGATGATAAAACGGATATAAATAAAATTAGAGAAAATGTAGGAATGGTTTTTCAACATTTTAATTTATTTCCACATAAAACAGTTTTAGAAAATTTAACTTTAGCTCCTATGAAAATAAAAAATATGAATAAAGAAGAGATAGAAAAAAAAGCATATTACTTATTGGATAAAGTAGGACTTAAAGATAAAGCTAACAGTTATCCTAATCAGTTATCAGGCGGTCAGAAACAAAGAATTGCCATAGCAAGAGCATTAGCCATGGATCCTTCAGTTATTCTATTTGATGAGCCTACATCAGCTTTAGATCCAGAGATGATAAAGGAAGTTTTGGATGTTATGAGAGCATTAGCATTAGAAGGAATGACAATGATTGTTGTTACTCATGAAATGGGATTTGCAAAAAGTGTAGCAGATAGAGTATTTTTTATGGATCAAGGAACTATACTTGAAGATAGTTCTCCAGAGGTTATATTTAATAATCCGACTCATGAAAGAACAAAAGAATTTTTAAACAAAGTTTTAAATCGTTAA
- a CDS encoding shikimate kinase, whose amino-acid sequence MKENIALIGFMGSGKTTVGRNLAKSLDMKFIDIDKEIVKIEKNSIDNIFKNKGEEYFRKLEREIIEKESKDNNIVIATGGGVIIDNHNIKKLKETSYVVYLNCDVECIYARVKGKKHRPLLNTEDVYEKIKDLYAKRRLLYEISCDFSVFIDSNTNLYDTVSKIKKNYILS is encoded by the coding sequence ATGAAAGAAAACATTGCTCTTATAGGTTTTATGGGAAGTGGTAAAACTACAGTTGGGAGAAACCTAGCTAAAAGTTTAGATATGAAATTTATAGACATTGATAAAGAAATTGTAAAAATTGAAAAAAATTCCATAGATAATATATTTAAAAATAAAGGTGAAGAATACTTTAGAAAATTAGAAAGAGAAATTATTGAAAAAGAATCTAAAGATAATAACATTGTTATTGCAACTGGTGGTGGAGTTATTATCGATAATCATAATATAAAAAAGTTAAAAGAAACTTCCTATGTTGTTTATCTTAATTGCGATGTAGAATGTATCTATGCTAGAGTAAAAGGTAAAAAGCATCGTCCTCTTTTGAATACAGAAGATGTTTATGAAAAAATAAAAGATTTGTATGCAAAGAGAAGATTATTATATGAGATTTCTTGTGATTTTAGTGTATTTATTGATAGTAACACTAATCTTTATGATACTGTTTCAAAAATTAAAAAAAATTATATATTAAGTTAA
- the kdsB gene encoding 3-deoxy-manno-octulosonate cytidylyltransferase, with amino-acid sequence MKFVGVIPARFGSSRLEGKPLKDICGYTMIEWVYKRAKKSDLDDVVVATDDSRIYDEVLKFGGKAIMTRKDHENGTSRIAEVCEKIDKMDVIINIQGDEPLIEKEMINSLIDCFKNEPDLKMGTLKHKLKTMEEVKNPNSVKVITDKNDYALYFSRSVIPYPRKENLNNYFKHIGIYGYKKDFVIEYSKLPQTKLEISESLEQLRVLENGYKIKVLETDCQIVGVDTEIELEKVREIIKSKKININEE; translated from the coding sequence ATGAAATTTGTAGGAGTAATACCGGCGAGATTTGGATCAAGTAGATTAGAAGGGAAACCTTTAAAGGATATTTGTGGATATACCATGATAGAATGGGTTTATAAGAGAGCTAAAAAATCAGACTTAGATGATGTTGTGGTAGCCACTGATGATAGCCGAATTTATGATGAAGTTTTAAAATTTGGTGGTAAAGCTATAATGACGAGAAAGGATCATGAAAATGGTACTAGTAGAATAGCAGAAGTTTGTGAAAAAATAGATAAAATGGATGTTATTATAAATATTCAGGGAGATGAACCATTAATTGAAAAGGAAATGATTAATTCTTTAATAGATTGTTTTAAGAATGAACCAGATTTAAAAATGGGGACATTAAAACATAAGTTGAAAACAATGGAGGAAGTAAAAAATCCAAACAGTGTTAAAGTTATAACAGACAAAAATGATTATGCATTATATTTTTCTAGATCAGTTATTCCTTATCCTAGAAAAGAAAACTTGAATAATTATTTTAAACATATAGGGATTTATGGTTATAAGAAAGATTTTGTAATTGAGTATTCTAAGTTGCCCCAAACAAAATTAGAAATTTCAGAATCTTTAGAACAGTTAAGAGTTTTAGAAAATGGTTATAAAATAAAAGTTTTAGAAACAGATTGTCAAATAGTAGGAGTAGATACAGAAATAGAATTAGAAAAAGTAAGAGAAATAATAAAGTCTAAAAAAATAAATATTAATGAGGAGTAA
- a CDS encoding flavocytochrome c, translated as MIKLFKILILSLVFLTGCGKKEYLPGTYIGKEKLYKSKIEVQLTLDSDKRIKEIVAFVQGKEELITKEALSILIKEVQNTGNIELDGIAGATYTSNAFKKALRKALKKSGLKENEIKKPNKKIFQKKNKILTTDVVVVGGGGAGMVSASTIKELGKKVIILEKAKLLGGNTARATGGINAVNTKYQKAKGIKDSKKLFFKDTMAGGHNLNNPKLVKILVNNSNQTIKWFDSIGAIFSDVGKMGGASIRRAHRPIDENGLKLPVGAVMIEKLINHCNELGVKMITGAKVESLIVLEGKVVGVRAKKLDGTKLIVNSKAVILAMGGFSANNKLVSKYRPELKGYITTNAPSITGDVVDLGEKIGIAFIDMDQIQIHPTVRQEDGALITESLRGDGALLVNYKGEHFVDELETRDVVSKAEISQKGGFAWLIVDQKMYNNSNVIKKYYEKGYFIKGKNIKELSKNIGTNYKVLKKSLKLDNPPYYAVKVSPGIHHTMGGVKINEKAQVIDKNGNIIKGLYAAGEVTGGIHGTNRLGGNALSDLGTFGRIAGKNAVKEIKNTSL; from the coding sequence ATGATAAAATTATTTAAAATTTTAATTTTATCTTTGGTATTTTTAACTGGTTGTGGAAAGAAGGAATATTTACCAGGTACTTATATAGGAAAAGAAAAACTCTATAAAAGTAAAATAGAAGTTCAATTAACTTTAGATTCAGATAAAAGAATAAAAGAAATTGTAGCTTTTGTTCAAGGAAAGGAAGAATTAATAACAAAGGAAGCTCTTTCTATTTTAATTAAAGAAGTACAAAATACAGGAAATATAGAGTTGGATGGAATAGCGGGGGCTACATATACGAGTAATGCATTTAAAAAAGCATTAAGAAAAGCATTGAAAAAATCTGGTTTAAAAGAAAATGAAATAAAAAAACCTAATAAAAAAATATTTCAAAAAAAAAATAAAATTTTAACCACAGATGTTGTAGTTGTTGGTGGTGGTGGAGCTGGAATGGTATCAGCTTCAACTATTAAAGAATTAGGAAAAAAGGTAATAATTTTAGAAAAAGCTAAATTATTAGGCGGAAATACAGCTAGAGCTACTGGGGGGATAAATGCAGTAAATACTAAATATCAAAAAGCAAAAGGAATAAAAGATTCAAAAAAATTATTTTTTAAAGACACAATGGCAGGAGGGCATAATTTAAATAATCCAAAACTAGTAAAAATATTAGTTAATAATTCGAATCAAACAATAAAATGGTTTGATTCTATTGGAGCTATATTTTCAGATGTAGGAAAAATGGGAGGGGCTAGTATTAGAAGAGCTCATAGACCTATTGATGAAAATGGTTTAAAATTACCTGTTGGAGCAGTAATGATTGAAAAATTAATAAACCATTGTAATGAACTAGGGGTAAAGATGATTACAGGGGCTAAAGTAGAATCTTTAATTGTTTTGGAAGGAAAAGTTGTTGGAGTGAGGGCTAAAAAATTAGATGGAACTAAATTAATAGTAAACTCTAAGGCTGTAATATTAGCAATGGGGGGATTTAGTGCAAATAATAAGTTGGTATCTAAATATAGGCCGGAATTAAAAGGATATATTACTACTAATGCTCCTTCAATAACAGGGGATGTAGTTGATTTAGGTGAAAAAATAGGTATAGCTTTTATAGATATGGATCAAATACAAATTCATCCTACAGTAAGGCAAGAAGATGGGGCTTTAATTACAGAATCCTTAAGAGGAGATGGAGCTTTATTAGTAAATTATAAAGGGGAACATTTTGTAGATGAATTAGAAACTAGGGATGTTGTTTCTAAAGCTGAAATCTCTCAAAAAGGTGGATTTGCTTGGCTGATAGTAGACCAAAAAATGTATAACAATTCTAATGTAATAAAAAAATATTATGAAAAGGGATATTTTATAAAAGGAAAAAATATAAAAGAATTATCAAAAAATATAGGAACAAATTATAAAGTTTTAAAGAAATCGTTAAAGTTAGACAATCCTCCTTATTATGCGGTAAAAGTTTCTCCAGGAATTCATCATACTATGGGTGGAGTAAAAATAAATGAAAAAGCTCAGGTAATTGATAAAAATGGAAATATAATAAAGGGATTGTATGCTGCAGGGGAAGTTACAGGAGGGATTCATGGTACTAATAGATTAGGAGGTAATGCTTTATCTGATTTAGGTACTTTTGGAAGAATTGCTGGAAAAAATGCAGTAAAAGAAATAAAAAACACTTCTTTATAA
- a CDS encoding amino acid ABC transporter permease, which translates to MEYLKVLKEIFINGERYMYILKGLRFSVGVTLVAAILGVMLGILAALMRISNFHPFKKSKDKKLRDFNPLEWLAIFYTDLIRGTPAVVQLMVLANIVFAGFRDMPVFLIASLSFGINSGAYVCEIIRAGIEGLDKGQMEAARALGMPYSVAMKEIIIPQAIKKILPALVSEFITLLKETSIVGFIGGVDLLRSANIITSQTYRGVEPLIAVGIIYLIMTGLFTKLMRKVEKGMKISD; encoded by the coding sequence GTGGAATATTTAAAAGTATTAAAAGAAATTTTTATTAATGGTGAAAGATATATGTATATCTTAAAAGGACTTAGATTTTCTGTTGGCGTAACATTAGTTGCGGCAATATTAGGAGTTATGTTAGGAATTTTAGCAGCTTTGATGAGAATATCTAATTTTCATCCTTTTAAGAAAAGTAAAGATAAAAAATTAAGAGATTTTAATCCTTTGGAATGGTTGGCTATATTTTATACAGATTTAATAAGAGGAACTCCAGCAGTTGTCCAGTTAATGGTTTTAGCAAATATAGTTTTTGCAGGGTTTAGAGATATGCCAGTATTTTTAATTGCGTCATTATCCTTCGGAATAAATTCAGGAGCTTATGTTTGTGAAATTATAAGAGCTGGAATAGAAGGGCTTGATAAAGGGCAGATGGAAGCAGCAAGAGCATTAGGAATGCCATATTCAGTAGCCATGAAGGAAATTATAATTCCTCAAGCAATAAAGAAAATTTTACCAGCATTAGTGAGTGAATTTATTACTTTATTAAAAGAAACATCAATTGTAGGATTTATAGGTGGAGTAGATTTATTACGTTCAGCTAATATAATTACAAGTCAAACTTATAGAGGTGTAGAACCATTAATTGCAGTAGGAATTATTTATTTAATAATGACAGGTTTATTTACTAAGTTAATGAGAAAAGTAGAAAAGGGGATGAAGATAAGTGATTAA
- a CDS encoding basic amino acid ABC transporter substrate-binding protein, whose protein sequence is MKKILLVILSLILFTVSFGSNKIYVGTNAEFPPFEYLEKGEMVGFDVDLIEEIGKVMGKEIVMKDMAFDGLIPALQTKKVDLIIAGMTATEDRKKTVNFSDPYYSANQVIVLNKSNEDIKGFEDLKNKKIGVMLGFTGDFVVTEMGYSSEKFNAAFAGIMALQSNKIDAVVLDSETANNYIKKNNNLKLAEGKGEAEDYAIAIRKTDEGLLEDVNLAIKVLKENGKFDELLIKYFK, encoded by the coding sequence ATGAAAAAAATATTATTAGTTATATTATCATTGATTTTGTTTACGGTTAGTTTTGGATCAAATAAGATTTATGTAGGAACGAATGCAGAGTTTCCACCATTCGAGTATTTAGAAAAAGGTGAAATGGTAGGTTTTGATGTTGATCTTATAGAAGAAATAGGAAAAGTAATGGGAAAGGAAATAGTTATGAAAGATATGGCCTTTGATGGATTAATTCCAGCATTACAAACTAAAAAAGTAGATTTAATAATTGCTGGAATGACAGCAACAGAAGACAGAAAAAAGACAGTTAATTTTTCAGATCCTTATTATTCTGCCAATCAAGTAATTGTTTTGAATAAAAGCAACGAAGATATTAAAGGATTTGAAGATTTAAAAAATAAGAAAATAGGAGTTATGTTAGGATTTACAGGAGATTTTGTGGTTACAGAAATGGGATATTCTTCAGAAAAATTTAATGCAGCTTTTGCAGGAATAATGGCGTTACAATCTAATAAAATTGATGCTGTTGTTTTAGATTCAGAAACAGCTAATAATTATATTAAAAAGAATAATAATTTAAAATTAGCAGAAGGAAAAGGAGAAGCAGAAGATTACGCAATAGCAATAAGAAAAACAGATGAAGGATTATTAGAAGATGTTAATTTAGCAATAAAAGTTTTAAAAGAAAATGGAAAATTTGATGAGTTATTAATTAAATATTTTAAATAA
- a CDS encoding SpoIID/LytB domain-containing protein, producing MKKIYRIFATIMLLFLIGCSNSSTKYNVNSKEFYQENRVSYFEKYGYPEPKMKLGSTLPYLQATSHMRTGKFLNKYNERKTLKFFKDLDVKGYGDNSYYWRWYFSIDRNSYGKSIGKTLSQASRSRYNHVYTLYNGKWIYKNLNYNCLGTLKDIIVMERGKSGVITYLLIKGTNGTYLLKGEYTVRKVLGLNRKNTGRLVKVYLSKNGTGEYSKKVTLKNPNLLLSGFLAIEKKGNTFNIYGGGYGHGVGMSQYGANDLSKNYGYSYARILKTYYKDINIKNMYRIKGISKYIRVGLTTTGFGSLDHRSLTMFSTSRAEIWNGWMRIKLSPRDKIKVVANGRRQILYVNGKKRVETIGQLNFKSSNKKFVITSIRRAHRKTRYPVYRGKIETRLSKTNSHRIRVINEVFLEDYLVQVVPSEMPKGFGLEALKAQAIAARTYALNDYLKAKYKKEGFHVRDDTYSQVYNRIDTNTDTIKAVKSTYGKVMIYNGKPIDAKYYSTSCGYGAASQNVW from the coding sequence ATGAAGAAAATTTATAGAATTTTTGCCACGATAATGCTTTTATTTTTAATTGGATGTTCTAATAGTTCAACAAAATATAATGTAAATTCTAAAGAATTTTATCAAGAAAATAGAGTTTCTTATTTTGAAAAATATGGTTATCCTGAACCTAAAATGAAATTAGGCTCAACTCTTCCTTATTTACAAGCAACGAGTCATATGAGAACGGGCAAATTTTTAAATAAATATAATGAAAGAAAAACTTTGAAATTTTTTAAAGATTTAGATGTTAAAGGTTATGGAGATAATTCTTATTACTGGAGATGGTATTTTTCAATAGATAGAAATTCATACGGTAAAAGTATAGGAAAAACTTTATCACAAGCTTCAAGATCAAGATATAACCATGTGTACACACTATATAATGGAAAATGGATATATAAGAATTTAAATTATAATTGTTTAGGAACTTTAAAAGATATTATTGTAATGGAAAGGGGGAAATCAGGAGTAATAACATATCTATTAATAAAAGGAACTAATGGAACATATTTATTAAAGGGAGAATATACAGTTAGAAAAGTTTTAGGACTGAATAGAAAAAATACAGGTAGATTAGTAAAAGTTTATTTGTCAAAAAATGGGACAGGAGAATATTCAAAAAAAGTAACTTTAAAAAATCCTAACTTACTATTATCAGGATTTTTAGCAATAGAGAAAAAGGGAAATACTTTTAATATTTATGGTGGAGGTTATGGCCATGGAGTAGGGATGTCTCAATATGGAGCTAATGATCTATCGAAGAATTATGGATATAGTTATGCTAGGATATTAAAAACATATTATAAAGATATTAATATAAAGAATATGTATAGGATAAAAGGAATTTCTAAATATATAAGAGTAGGACTTACTACAACAGGATTTGGAAGTTTAGATCATAGAAGTTTAACAATGTTCTCTACCAGTAGAGCAGAAATTTGGAATGGATGGATGAGAATAAAATTATCTCCAAGAGATAAAATAAAAGTAGTAGCAAATGGAAGAAGACAAATTCTTTATGTTAATGGTAAAAAAAGAGTGGAAACTATAGGACAGTTAAATTTTAAAAGTTCAAATAAAAAATTTGTAATAACAAGTATAAGAAGAGCTCATAGAAAAACTAGATATCCTGTATATAGAGGGAAAATAGAAACTCGTTTATCTAAGACAAATTCTCATAGAATAAGAGTTATAAATGAAGTGTTTTTAGAAGATTATTTAGTACAAGTTGTACCTAGTGAAATGCCTAAAGGTTTTGGGTTAGAAGCTTTGAAAGCTCAAGCTATAGCAGCGAGAACTTATGCTTTAAACGATTATTTAAAAGCAAAGTATAAGAAAGAAGGATTCCATGTAAGAGATGATACATATAGTCAAGTTTATAATAGAATAGATACTAATACTGATACAATAAAAGCGGTTAAATCAACATATGGGAAAGTAATGATATATAATGGGAAACCAATTGATGCAAAATATTATTCAACAAGTTGTGGATATGGAGCAGCTTCACAAAATGTTTGGTAA
- a CDS encoding YitT family protein: MKKEIIKDVLLMTIGAFVYAFGINYFFVGNNFADGGVTGVSIILHYLFNFDIGLTYGIINIPLIIIGYKLIGGEFILKTLYGTIVTSVAFKVLSSYLGPMDDKFMAAVFGGILAGVGLGIMFASGGSSGGTDIIVKILNKFWDISVGKGFLAIDLIILSALGLLFGKEIFMYTLVGMFISTKVIDKIQDGFSKSKAITIISKNSFQIKDRIMQETQRGTTIIPVKGGYTYESKEMISCIVSIYDISTVKRIVRSLDNKAFMYITDVSEVLGEGFKELLN, from the coding sequence ATGAAAAAAGAAATAATTAAAGATGTTTTGTTAATGACTATAGGGGCCTTTGTGTATGCTTTTGGAATAAATTATTTTTTTGTAGGAAATAATTTTGCTGATGGAGGAGTAACAGGAGTATCAATTATTTTACATTATTTGTTTAATTTTGATATAGGGCTAACATATGGAATTATAAATATACCTTTAATAATAATTGGTTATAAATTAATTGGAGGAGAGTTTATTTTAAAAACTTTATATGGAACTATAGTAACTTCAGTTGCTTTTAAAGTTCTTTCAAGTTATTTAGGGCCGATGGATGATAAATTTATGGCAGCTGTTTTTGGAGGAATATTGGCAGGAGTTGGATTAGGAATAATGTTTGCTTCAGGTGGATCTAGTGGTGGTACAGATATAATTGTTAAAATTTTAAATAAATTTTGGGATATTTCTGTTGGAAAAGGTTTTTTAGCAATAGATTTAATTATTTTATCAGCTTTAGGATTATTGTTTGGAAAAGAAATATTTATGTATACTTTAGTAGGAATGTTTATTTCTACTAAAGTAATAGATAAAATTCAAGATGGATTTTCAAAATCTAAAGCAATCACTATAATTTCTAAAAATTCCTTTCAAATAAAGGATAGAATTATGCAAGAAACACAGAGAGGAACAACAATAATTCCTGTTAAGGGTGGTTACACTTATGAATCAAAAGAAATGATTAGTTGTATTGTAAGTATTTATGATATTTCTACAGTTAAAAGAATAGTTAGATCACTAGATAATAAAGCTTTTATGTATATAACGGATGTTTCAGAAGTTCTAGGAGAAGGTTTTAAGGAACTTTTAAATTAA
- a CDS encoding NUDIX hydrolase N-terminal domain-containing protein: MENKNLTKIINLIKRNISLCDLGYLYAHNGYDNERYQELKDINLELLELLTTTNLKELCNFYLPIKEYPTPKIEVRGLLFDEDNNILMVEEKLDKGKWSIPGGWADIGFSPKEMIIKEMKEETGLNVKVVRVLAILDKKFYDHPEEPFYTYKIIFLCEKIAGNLKNTFDIEDVKFFPLDSLPPLSKARILKEQINLIYKLAKENNSKIYCD, from the coding sequence ATGGAAAATAAAAATTTAACAAAAATTATTAATTTAATTAAAAGAAACATTTCTTTATGTGATTTAGGATATTTATATGCTCATAATGGTTATGATAATGAACGTTATCAAGAATTAAAAGACATTAATCTAGAATTGCTTGAACTTCTTACTACAACCAATCTAAAAGAATTATGTAATTTTTATTTACCTATTAAAGAATATCCTACTCCTAAAATTGAAGTAAGAGGACTTTTATTTGATGAAGATAATAATATTCTTATGGTTGAAGAAAAATTGGATAAAGGTAAATGGTCTATTCCTGGAGGATGGGCTGACATAGGATTTTCTCCTAAAGAAATGATAATTAAAGAAATGAAAGAAGAAACTGGACTTAATGTTAAAGTTGTTAGAGTTCTTGCTATTTTAGATAAAAAGTTCTACGATCATCCTGAAGAACCTTTTTATACTTATAAAATTATTTTTTTATGTGAAAAAATTGCAGGAAATTTAAAAAATACTTTTGATATTGAAGATGTTAAATTCTTTCCTTTAGATTCTCTTCCACCATTATCAAAAGCTAGAATTTTAAAAGAGCAAATAAATTTAATTTATAAATTAGCAAAAGAAAATAATTCTAAAATTTATTGCGATTAA
- a CDS encoding putative manganese-dependent inorganic diphosphatase yields MEPVLIFGHKNPDTDSICSSIALAELKKKLGLEAIPCRLGELNKETRYVLDRFNIKEPRLLETVSAQISDLTRVEKKTLSISDSLRVALDVMSTENFSSLPVINKQKELKGMIYISDIANTYLNLKHSDLFGKYTTTYSNLKRVLKGEIVSGNYPCGVIEGNLKAISELDEVLQGDIVVTTSMADGIDRSIKAGAKVIIVACDKQDFISPRVTSECAIMKVYANLFETISLISQSLSISSLINKNKYYSFKIDDFLHDIRDIMKEATQTNFPVTNKDGSVYGTIRTKNLINFTRKKVILVDHNEKSQSVDGLQDARILEVVDHHKFGNFFTDEPVKIKAEIVGSTCTIVYGLFKEHKIKPSKEIAGLMLSAIISDTLMFKSPTCTKKDMEAVNELSKLSGVEDYKKYGMDMLIAGTSTSDLSSFEILVADLKEFKMNSLKIAISQINTVDIDGVLEKQKDLEKTMAEVNLNNDYNLSILLITDIIKSGSYALIIGGNKNIVEKAFEVKIKDNLVWLEGVVSRKKQVVPFLMAASQDI; encoded by the coding sequence ATGGAGCCAGTTTTAATTTTTGGACATAAAAACCCAGATACAGATTCAATTTGTTCATCAATAGCTCTAGCAGAATTGAAAAAGAAATTAGGTTTAGAAGCTATACCTTGTAGATTAGGAGAATTAAATAAAGAGACAAGGTATGTCTTAGATAGATTTAATATAAAAGAGCCAAGATTACTGGAAACAGTAAGTGCTCAGATTTCTGATTTAACAAGAGTTGAAAAAAAGACTTTATCTATTTCAGATTCTTTAAGAGTTGCGTTAGATGTTATGAGTACTGAAAATTTTTCAAGTTTACCAGTTATAAACAAACAAAAAGAATTAAAAGGAATGATTTATATATCAGATATTGCTAATACATATTTAAATTTAAAACATTCAGATTTATTTGGGAAATATACAACAACTTATAGTAATTTAAAAAGAGTATTAAAAGGAGAAATTGTAAGTGGAAATTATCCTTGTGGAGTAATTGAAGGAAATTTAAAAGCTATTTCTGAATTAGACGAGGTTTTACAAGGTGATATAGTAGTAACAACATCTATGGCAGATGGAATTGATAGATCGATTAAAGCAGGAGCAAAAGTTATTATAGTAGCCTGTGATAAACAAGACTTTATAAGCCCTAGAGTTACATCAGAATGTGCAATAATGAAAGTTTATGCAAATTTATTTGAAACTATTAGTTTAATAAGTCAATCTCTATCTATTTCATCTTTAATAAATAAAAATAAATACTATTCATTTAAAATTGATGATTTTTTACATGATATTAGGGATATTATGAAAGAGGCAACTCAAACCAATTTCCCAGTTACAAATAAAGATGGTAGTGTTTATGGAACAATAAGAACAAAAAATTTGATTAACTTCACAAGAAAAAAAGTAATTTTAGTAGATCATAATGAAAAGAGTCAATCAGTTGATGGGCTTCAAGATGCTAGAATATTAGAAGTTGTAGATCATCATAAATTTGGAAATTTCTTTACAGATGAACCAGTTAAAATAAAAGCTGAAATAGTAGGATCAACTTGTACAATAGTTTATGGCTTGTTTAAAGAACATAAAATAAAACCATCAAAAGAAATTGCAGGTTTGATGTTGAGTGCAATTATTTCAGATACATTAATGTTTAAATCACCAACATGTACTAAGAAAGATATGGAAGCAGTAAATGAATTATCAAAATTAAGTGGAGTAGAAGACTATAAAAAATATGGAATGGATATGCTTATAGCAGGAACTTCAACTTCAGATTTATCTTCTTTTGAAATATTAGTAGCTGATCTAAAAGAATTTAAAATGAATAGTTTAAAAATTGCTATTTCACAAATAAATACAGTTGATATTGATGGTGTTTTAGAAAAACAAAAAGATTTAGAAAAAACAATGGCAGAAGTTAATTTAAATAATGATTATAATCTTTCAATATTATTAATAACAGATATAATAAAATCAGGTTCATATGCTTTAATAATAGGTGGAAATAAAAATATAGTTGAAAAAGCATTTGAAGTTAAAATAAAAGACAATTTAGTTTGGTTGGAAGGAGTAGTTTCTCGTAAAAAACAAGTCGTTCCTTTTTTAATGGCAGCTAGTCAAGATATTTAA